In Dromiciops gliroides isolate mDroGli1 chromosome 4, mDroGli1.pri, whole genome shotgun sequence, one DNA window encodes the following:
- the WBP2 gene encoding LOW QUALITY PROTEIN: WW domain-binding protein 2 (The sequence of the model RefSeq protein was modified relative to this genomic sequence to represent the inferred CDS: inserted 4 bases in 3 codons; deleted 1 base in 1 codon; substituted 1 base at 1 genomic stop codon): MGCCRPPPPRPYTPLRLARPYSERRHAGQGTERRRTILRSSGAGCLCGPCHGAHRNHSESGVIVNNTENILMTYDHXELSFSDMDHMTDAFKGTKKGSLYFDSLQSDFLSKGKDSMQSFMMPFYLMKDYEIKQRLLFGGKLHQGEQXRQKPGGGWEGSAVYKLTFXSRGAIEFGQRMLQVAAQASRGEVPXGAYGYSYMPNGAYAFPMPAANGMYPNPPSYPYAPPPPEFYPGPPMMDGAIGYMQPPPPPYPGPMEPPVGGPDVPSTPAAEAKAAKLLASAYYNPVNPHNVYMPTDQPPPPPYYPPEDKKTSRCPCSLVSSSLTCSLLPPRAEFGVGGLACCQTCAFL, from the exons atgg GGTGttgtcgccccccccccccccgtccatACACACCCTTGCGATTGGCTAGACCTTATTCTGAACGACGACACGCGGGGCAGGGTACGGAGCGCAGGCGCACTATTCTCAGAAGCTCGGGAGCGGGGTGTCTGTGCGGCCCCTGCCATGGCGCTCACAGGAACCACTCGGAGAGCGGAGTGATTGTCAACAACACAGAGAA CATTCTAATGACCTATGATC GTGAACTCTCCTTCAGTGACATGGATCACATGACAGATGCCTTCAAAGGAACCAAGAAAGGCAGCCTCTATTTTGACTCCTTACAGA GTGATTTTCTGTCCAAGGGAAAAGACTCCATGCAGTCATTCATGATGCCGTTTTACCTAATGAAG GACTATGAGATCAAGCAGCGCTTGCTGTTTGGTGGCAAATTACATCAGGGGGAACAGTGAAGGCAGAAGCCAGGAG gtggCTGGGAAGGATCAGCTGTATATAAATTGACCTT CAGCAGGGGCGCCATCGAGTTTGGACAGCGCATGCTACAGGTGGCTGCCCAAG CCTCCAGAGGTGAAGTCC ATGGAGCTTATGGGTACTCTTACATGCCCAATGGAGCCTATGCTTTTCCTATGCCAGCTGCCAATGGAATGTACCCAAACCCTCCAAGCTATCCCTATGCACCACCTCCACCCG AGTTTTATCCAGGACCTCCCATGATGGATGGGGCCATAGGATACATGCAGCCCCCACCACCTCCATATCCTGGACCCATGGAACCACCTGTGGGTGGCCCTGATGTACCATCTACTCCTGCAG CTGAAGCAAAAGCTGCGAAGCTGCTGGCCAGCGCCTACTACAACCCTGTCAATCCCCATAATGTCTACATGCCCACG gaCCAGCCCCCACCACCTCCATACTACCCCCCAGAAGACAAGAAGACCAGTAGATGTCCCTGCAGTCTAGTCTCCTCATCACTCACctgctcccttcttccccccagaGCTGAGTTTGGAGTCGGTGGGCTGGCTTGTTGTCAGACCTGCGCTTTCCTCTAG